From Actinopolyspora lacussalsi, a single genomic window includes:
- a CDS encoding peptide/nickel transport system permease protein (product_source=KO:K02033; cath_funfam=1.10.3720.10; cog=COG0601; ko=KO:K02033; pfam=PF00528; superfamily=161098,46785; transmembrane_helix_parts=Inside_1_11,TMhelix_12_31,Outside_32_100,TMhelix_101_123,Inside_124_135,TMhelix_136_158,Outside_159_167,TMhelix_168_190,Inside_191_249,TMhelix_250_272,Outside_273_286,TMhelix_287_309,Inside_310_316) has protein sequence MTLAYVPRRVAVAVLQILGVTVAVFALSALLPGDTAVVILGKHGTPEQIEALRQQLGLDEPFVRRLLAWLGGLAHGDLGTSLLTGAPVTAELADGLATTAVLTGVALAVIVPLALLIGVTTGLRQSSRLDRTVNSVIVVLDSIPEFALGLLLVALFSLRLGWLPATAAGLSGTSLATHPAVLVLPVVVLVCKQLCALARQIRIGVAEANTAEYTRHVRTHGLRESTLLFKHVLPNAAGPSVQQLARTVDGLLGGVVVVEALFALPGLGSGFVDAVMARDLPTVQGYALVFAGTTVTVNLLADIAAYRLVPRHRSAS, from the coding sequence TTGACACTCGCGTACGTACCGAGACGGGTGGCGGTCGCGGTACTGCAGATCCTCGGTGTCACCGTGGCGGTCTTCGCGCTGAGCGCGCTGCTGCCCGGCGACACCGCGGTGGTGATCCTGGGCAAGCACGGCACCCCGGAGCAGATCGAGGCGCTGCGGCAGCAGCTGGGCCTGGACGAACCGTTCGTGCGGCGCCTGCTGGCCTGGCTCGGAGGTCTGGCGCACGGGGATCTCGGCACCTCGCTGCTGACCGGCGCGCCGGTCACCGCCGAGCTGGCCGACGGACTGGCCACCACAGCCGTGCTCACCGGTGTCGCACTGGCCGTGATCGTGCCGCTGGCGCTGCTCATCGGAGTCACCACCGGGCTGCGCCAGAGCTCACGGCTGGACAGGACGGTCAACTCCGTCATCGTGGTGCTCGACTCGATACCGGAGTTCGCGCTGGGACTGCTGCTGGTGGCGCTGTTCTCACTGCGGCTGGGCTGGTTGCCCGCCACCGCGGCCGGACTTTCCGGGACCTCGCTGGCGACGCACCCCGCGGTGCTGGTGCTGCCGGTGGTCGTGCTGGTGTGCAAACAACTCTGCGCGCTTGCCCGGCAGATCCGGATCGGGGTGGCCGAGGCCAACACCGCGGAGTACACCAGGCACGTCCGTACGCACGGACTGCGGGAAAGCACCTTGCTGTTCAAGCACGTGCTGCCGAACGCGGCAGGACCATCGGTACAGCAGCTCGCGCGCACCGTGGACGGCCTGCTGGGAGGCGTGGTGGTCGTGGAAGCGCTGTTCGCCCTTCCCGGACTGGGTTCGGGTTTCGTCGACGCGGTGATGGCTCGCGACCTGCCCACGGTCCAGGGCTACGCGCTGGTGTTCGCGGGCACGACGGTGACGGTCAACCTGCTCGCCGACATCGCCGCGTACCGGCTTGTACCGCGACACCGGAGTGCGTCTTGA